One genomic region from Clostridiales bacterium encodes:
- a CDS encoding radical SAM protein: MNNYVYILDGGAYVNLTNKCGNACSFCIRLTGDGVKDTPLWLDRDATTDEVIEQFAELKDKLTKYEVVFCGYGEPTENLAVLKECAAFFKEMGYQTRLNTNGLGSLAAGRDITPELKDIIDTASVSLNNHNAQKYYELTNSTYGLKAHGGVIDFALGCKKQGIDTVFTVVDTIGESDIAECRALAEKLGIPLRVRKYIPNNYKD; this comes from the coding sequence ATGAATAACTACGTTTACATTCTGGACGGCGGCGCGTACGTAAACCTAACGAACAAGTGCGGCAACGCCTGTTCGTTCTGCATACGCCTAACGGGCGACGGGGTAAAGGACACGCCGTTGTGGCTCGACCGTGACGCGACGACCGACGAGGTCATAGAACAGTTCGCTGAGCTCAAAGACAAGCTGACGAAATACGAAGTCGTGTTTTGCGGCTACGGCGAGCCGACCGAAAACCTTGCTGTGCTCAAAGAGTGCGCGGCGTTCTTTAAGGAAATGGGCTACCAAACTCGGCTGAACACCAACGGACTCGGCAGTCTTGCTGCGGGGCGCGACATAACGCCCGAGCTCAAAGATATTATCGATACCGCGTCGGTGTCGCTCAATAACCACAACGCGCAGAAGTATTACGAGCTTACTAACTCGACTTACGGATTAAAGGCGCACGGCGGAGTGATCGACTTTGCGCTCGGCTGTAAAAAGCAAGGCATAGATACCGTGTTCACCGTCGTCGACACGATAGGCGAGAGCGATATAGCGGAGTGCCGCGCGCTCGCCGAAAAGCTGGGTATCCCGCTTAGGGTGCGCAAGTATATTCCCAATAATTATAAAGATTGA